CGTCCGGGATGCAGCGGATCGGTCGGACTCATTCCTTCTCCCCCTGCGCTTCCTTCCGCCCCGGCGCGATGCCGCGCGCGGGTCCCGAGGCCAGCGGCTTGTGAAACTTGTGCTGGGTCTTCTGCACCTCGTAACCGAGGTGCTTGTAGAACTTGTGCGCCCCGTCCCGCACGATGTTCGTGCGCAGCGAGACCTCGAGCGCGCCGCGCTCCCGCGCCCACGCCTCGACGTGCTCGACTAGGGCGCGCCCGGCTCCGGAGCCGCGGTACTTCTCGTCCACGACCAGGCCGCCCAGCTCGGCGTTGGGACCCGATTCGATGAAGGGGACCATGAACACGTGCGCCCAGCCGATGACGTGCCCCTCGGGGTCCTCGGCCACGAACGCGTCCCCCACTTCCGAGCCCAGCACGGCGCGGATCGCGGTCTCGGTCTTGCCGACGTCGCTGGGGTAGCCCAGCTGGCTGACCAGCTCGTTCACCGCGGGCGCGTCCTCCTCGGTCATCCGGCGGACGCGCACGTCGATCTCTTCGTGAGTTCTCTCGCTCACGCCTTGTCCCCGTCGGCGGCCACGGGCTGCTCGCGCTCTTGCCCCTCGCCGTCCAGCCGCACTTCCGGCGCGCTCTCCTTGCTGTACTGCAGCTCGTAGAGCCGCGCGTAGATGCCGCCCTTGGCGAGCAGCTCGGCGTGCGTCCCCTCTTCGCGCAGCTCGCCCTTGTGCAGGACCAGGATGCGATCGGCGTCCAGGATGGTGCTCAGGCGGTGGGCGATCACGAGCGACGTGCGCCCCTCCAGCAGCCGCTTCAGCGCGGCCTGCACGATCCGCTCCGTCTCGACGTCGACGCTCGACGTGGCCTCGTCCAGGATCAGGATGCTGGGATCGTAGTGGAGCGCGCGCGCGAAGGCGAGAATCTGCCGCTCCCCCATCGAGAAGTACGCCCCGCGCTCCCCCACCTCTTCGTCCAGGCCGTGCGGCAGGCGCGCGTGCAGGCGCGAGCCGCCCACTTCCATGAGGGCCCGGTCCACCTGGCCGTCCGCGCGGTCCCGCGCGCCGAAGGCGATGTTCTCGCGCACGGTGCCCGAGAAGAGGAACACGTCCTGGAGCACCAGGCCGATCTGGCGGCGCAGGTCCTTCCCCTCGATGGTGCGGATGTCGCGCCCGTCCACGCGGATCGAGCCGCGCTGGAATTCGTAGAAGCGCGTGAGCAGGTTCGCGATCGAGGACTTTCCCGCGCCCGTCGCGCCCACGATCGCCACCTTCTCGCCGGGCGCGATGTGGAAGGAGAGGTCGCGGATCACGAACTCCTCGTCCTTGTAGGCGAACCAGACGTGATCGAACTCCACGTCGCCGCGCAAGCGCCCCACCGCGGGAGCCTGCTTGGGCTCCACCACGGCCGGCTCGGTGTCGAGCAGCTCGAAGATCCGCTCCGAGGCGACCATCGCCGCCTGGAAGACGTTGTACTTCTCGCTCAGGTCCCGCACCGGCTGGTAGAAGCGGTCGGAGTACTGGATGAACGCGACCACGACGCCGAACGTGACCGTGCCCGCGAGGATGCCGCTCCCGCCATACCAGAGGATCAGCGCCAGCGCGATCGCGCCGATGATCTCGACCACCGGGAAGAAGACGGCGTAGTAGAAGAGGTTCTGCACGTGCGCGTCGTAGTGCGAGCGGTTGGCCTCGTCGAACCTAAGGGTCTGTTTCCGCTCGGCGTTGAAGAACTTGAGCACGTCCAGCCCCTGGAGATGCTCCTGCAGGAACGCGTTCAGGCGCGCGAGCCGCGTGCGCACGCGCCGATAGGACACGCGCACCTTGGACCGGAAGATCGCCGTGGCGATCACCAGCAGCACCACGGTGGTCATCGTGACCAGGGCGAGCCTCCAGTTCATCCAGAACATGGCGAAGACGATCGCGGCGAGCATGAAGATG
The window above is part of the Candidatus Binatia bacterium genome. Proteins encoded here:
- a CDS encoding GNAT family N-acetyltransferase, which codes for MSERTHEEIDVRVRRMTEEDAPAVNELVSQLGYPSDVGKTETAIRAVLGSEVGDAFVAEDPEGHVIGWAHVFMVPFIESGPNAELGGLVVDEKYRGSGAGRALVEHVEAWARERGALEVSLRTNIVRDGAHKFYKHLGYEVQKTQHKFHKPLASGPARGIAPGRKEAQGEKE
- a CDS encoding ABC transporter ATP-binding protein; protein product: MAGPWGSASDDIDAQGAIYDRRLAGRLLRFLKPYKKEIGFSIALLGVLSLLEAAGPFLTKIAIDKYVKPAGGHGALPADAVRGLLLIAVAYVAVLAVGFVLRYAQSYTMAMVGQRAMQDLRLTIFRHLETLTPSYFDTRPVGRILTRVTQDVAVLNELFAQGVVAVIGDIFMLAAIVFAMFWMNWRLALVTMTTVVLLVIATAIFRSKVRVSYRRVRTRLARLNAFLQEHLQGLDVLKFFNAERKQTLRFDEANRSHYDAHVQNLFYYAVFFPVVEIIGAIALALILWYGGSGILAGTVTFGVVVAFIQYSDRFYQPVRDLSEKYNVFQAAMVASERIFELLDTEPAVVEPKQAPAVGRLRGDVEFDHVWFAYKDEEFVIRDLSFHIAPGEKVAIVGATGAGKSSIANLLTRFYEFQRGSIRVDGRDIRTIEGKDLRRQIGLVLQDVFLFSGTVRENIAFGARDRADGQVDRALMEVGGSRLHARLPHGLDEEVGERGAYFSMGERQILAFARALHYDPSILILDEATSSVDVETERIVQAALKRLLEGRTSLVIAHRLSTILDADRILVLHKGELREEGTHAELLAKGGIYARLYELQYSKESAPEVRLDGEGQEREQPVAADGDKA